In Cutaneotrichosporon cavernicola HIS019 DNA, chromosome: 1, one DNA window encodes the following:
- a CDS encoding uncharacterized protein (FAD dependent oxidoreductase) produces MPVFPQNYTSTVSHWQATNRGPGSLWDHGRTDVLPSDADIVIVGAGATGVSLAYHLTRPGMEKRRVVLLDAKDVASCASGRNGGHIGPASWEVMGHLTKPLSHGGGGVSEEDALDVLFFEQETLDLCELIVMRERLDVDFWRGYRLVVSTTPEGVEESKRTLDAYHRAIKRSAKHGDKRLDASALFDAGEAERVSRVKGALGMKWTPSGSWHPHRGITALLKKALENKDMSFYSWAPVASLKEYRGGWTVDCGDRGVIRTKQVVLATNGYTRHLFPDDFAANTGIAAHLTPYRGHAGLVVPPTTYAGDKSLKGQYGIENGPYLIQTPYAGIVLGPFNATVVNTFGSPRDLYGIDDDSVVVPKFREWLANYCRDNYVDWGPESEGEGLARAWSGIMCHSVDMRPLVGEVPGKTGMFISAGYNGHGMATIVNITRCLAQHLVTGVRDHRLPRCFDISQERLDRAAAECLPLLPPEPKL; encoded by the exons ATGCCAGTCTTCCCGCAGAACTACACGTCGACAGTCTCGCATTGGCAGGCGACG AACCGCGGGCCCGGCTCACTCTGGGACCATGGACGCACGGATGTGTTGCCCTCGGATGCGGACATTGTGATTGTTGGTGCTGGCGCAACGGGCGTGTCGCTGGCGTACCACCTCACACGGCCTGGGATGGAGAAACGCAGAGTTGTTCTCCTGGATGCCAAGGATGTCGCCTCGTGCGCAT CGGGACGGAACGGTGGTCATATCGGGCCAGCGTCGTGGGAGGTGATGGGGCATCTCACCAAGCCGCTTTCTcatggcggtggcggcgtgtCGGAAGAGGACGCACTGGATGTCCTGTTCTTCGAGCAGGAGACGCTCGACTTGTGTGAGTTGATCGTGATGCgagagcgcctcgacgtcgacttcTGGCGCGGATACCGTCTCGTCGTGTCAACCACTCCTGAAGGGGTTGAGGAGAGTAAGCGGACGTTGGATGCGTATCACCGAGCCATAAAGAGGAGCGCCAAGCACGGCGATAAGCGCCTCGATGCCAGTGCTCTCTtcgacgccggcgaggcAGAGCGCGTGTCCCGCGTCAAGGGGGCGTTGGGTATGAAGTGGACGCCGTCCGGGAGCTGGCACCCACACCGCGGCATCACGGCGCTTTTGAAGAAAGCGCTGGAGAACAAGGACATGAGTTTCTACTCTTGGGCGCCGGTCGCCTCTCTCAAAGAGTACCGCGGCGGATGGACCGTCGACTGTGGTGACCGCGGCGTGATCCGCACCAAGCAGGTGGTTCTCGCTACAAACGGGTACACCCGCCACCTGTTCCCCGACGACTTTGCCGCCAACACTGGCATAGCAGCACA CTTGACGCCGTACCGTGGCCACGCAGGGCTCGTTGTGCCTCCGACGACATATGCAGGCGACAAGTCCCTCAAAGGACAGTACGGAATCGAGAACGGGCCATACCTCATCCAGACACCATATGCTGGCATTGTGCTCGGGCCCTTTAACGCTACTGTTGTCAACACCTTTGGATCGCCGCGCGACCTGTATGGaatcgacgacgactcggtCGTCGTACCCAAGTTCCGCGAGT GGCTCGCAAACTATTGCCGCGACAACTATGTTGACTGGGGACCCGAGTCGGAGGGGGAGGGCTTGGCTCGCGCGTGGTCGG GCATCATGTGTCATTCGGTCGACATGAGGCCCCTCGTCGGAGAGGTGCCCGGCAAAACGGGAATGTTCATCTCGGCCGGGTACAATG GCCACGGCATGGCGACCATTGTCAACATCACGCGCTGCCTCGCGCAGCATCTCGTCACGGGTGTGCGCGACCACCGGCTCCCGCGGTGTTTCGACATTTCGCAGGAGCGGCTCGAccgtgccgccgccgaatGCCTCCCTCTCCT TCCTCCCGAGCCCAAGTTGTAG